The Xyrauchen texanus isolate HMW12.3.18 chromosome 19, RBS_HiC_50CHRs, whole genome shotgun sequence genome segment tgctgcctttatgtgcttttggtgcttaaaatttttggccaccatttacttgcattataaagacctactgagctgaaatattcttcttaaaatctttgtttgtgttcagcagaagaaagaaagtcatacacatcttggatggtatgagggtgaataaatgataagatcattttaatttttgggtgaacttgctTTAACCAtttcaaatattaaataatattctaTTTTTGCTGTGTTTAACATGGGATTGgtgcaggggtcggcaacctttttcaCAAAATGAAAAAAGTTAAGCTCCAAAGTTGATAACACAAATTTTCTTACTTGATTAGTGACCTACACATTGTTTGAAATCGTTActatatgtaatacatttttcaaaatccagAATTTTTTCTGTGTGAATGTATGGAACCTATACTACAAGACTAAATACAACACAAACATAACTTCAGTTACCTTGGCAGCAAAGCAACAACAGTTGTTAAAATACAGACGAGATAAAACATCGGATCGGCCATTTGTTTGTGCATGATCCAGTAGGGGTCAGACGGAGGGTTACAGCTGATACAGATGGCACTGTAGGCCAGAGTCACTATGAAGTACACCACCACACTGCCTATCATGATAACCCAATGCACCACCGTCTGTAAGTAAAAAAACGGCCAttgttaacactgaaaaaggcTAATTTTCATTCGAAAACTATAGGTTTTTAAAGGAATTCTATCATGAAACTATGGTTTCTGCAGTGCTTAAGTGGATTAGAATCTCACCCAGCTCTTGATCTCAATGGCCAAATGCAGAATGATGGTGAATAGAGACACTGTGTTCATTGGAGTTCCAAATGAGTATATCCCAATGTCTGAACCATTGTATGTCTTGAAAAGTAAAAGCAGTAATCAGATATTGCACTATTCCAAACAGCATGAATGAaaagctagcagatgttcttaccaaatATGGGATAAAAAAGCAAACTAGGCTCTGATAAAAAGCGTCAAGAATGGCGATCCAAAACGTTGATCTTTTGTATCCCTGAAATCAAACATTTGAATGTATCACAATAAATGCAACTTAAATGGTTTTACATCACTTAGAAAATGTACGATAGTTTTTGCAGAGTAACCATAATTTAACTGCGCTATTTGTAGGAAGGCCATGTGTTTCTATAGTTTCCATGGGtggctcctcattaccatagtTAGATTAATGTAACCATGGTTTCTATAAAACACACTATGGTATTTGTTATAAAAATAGCAGCTAAACACATTTTGAAACTATAATATAACTGTCATAGTTGTAATAACATTTAATGGATCCCTTCACTCCCCAAatagattatttaatatttatctaCATATTACAACATAATTACCACAAATAGAATTGAAACCATGGTAAATTCTCATAAGGGATTGTCAGATTTTTCACCTGAGTGAGCTGTCCTCTTTTATATAGTTCAGGCAGGCTCAGTAAAGTGGAGTCTGACACCTCTTTGTCCATTATGCCAAACATGATGGGAGGAACAGAGGTGAAGATGAGGTTGAATAATATCATGAGCCAGTAGTCGATCATGGCTGTGGCGGAGAAACCACAGAAGAACTGATACCAGAACAGGAGATTCACATAAGCctgagtgattaaaaaaaaaaggtctattACTGGATGATGCACCATGACATATTTCCTTATTTAAGGAGGTTTCAACTTAACAATGGAACAGAGAATAACTGAATGCAAAgttctttgagaaaataacaGAATGACAAGAATGCAATGTGTTCTTGACATGGTGACAAGTTGATAACATTTGAGTTGATAACATATTGTAAGCAATACAGCAATACCAGatttttctgattaacattttttattgattcaaacagataacaaagaaaagaaaaacatatatacatagaatcaacatttaactcccaTTATTACCcctttatgtgtttatcccctatgttgatgactgccccattgcctaaaagtctggggcaaaatgaaatttgagtgcccactACGTCagacataaaactctgaaccttcaaccaaaattcttggatcttaacacaccaccaaaaaacacagGTTTTGCAAATCTGCTGGGTCCCCCAAccaggccaaattggttgcttaggagacctggctggaggcactcagcacaccctgggattgaAACTCGCGAACTCCAAGGGTGgaagccagcatctttaccactgagctacacagatattgatgaaacgcctaatgttattagAAGAGCTACAGctccaaataaaccccacctgatctatatgtataagagatgtcataattttacttaatcgtttagccaacatttttgacagtattttaacatctagctggtcagggaaattggacggtaactctacACTCACTTGGatgtttgtcctttttaagaatcagactgatctgggcttgtgtcaagGTTGGTGGaattttccattctttaatgattctgtataaacttatagcaaaagtggagccaattctgtaacataagatataaaaaactcagcggcaaagcctTCTGGCCCCaaagccttgcctgtaggcaaggtctTAAtaacctcgccaagctcctccaaggttatctcagaatcaagagaattgtttgcccagccgtcagtttaggaagttctaatggttccacaaagtttctaatatcctcatcagcaGATGAAGACATGGAAAAATAgatatcaagatagaattctttaaaagcatttttaatatcactggttgaggtaaatatttcaccaccagcagatttcacagagGGACTGATAGATAAAGAATctctttgttttatatatatatatatatatatatatatatatatatatatatatatatatatatatatatatatataaacaatatatactttgagttggggacaaggcaggaaaacttctggctctatatatatatactcaaagtatgactgtcttgccctgaatagccaaaactccaccttccatgacaaaatagtattatatctgtatttcaattgggtcactTCTCTGAGGCCATCTGACGACATTCAGCTTTTCAGCtcttaaagttaaaaacgtttttttactttggattttttggtgaatgaggcaaatTGTATGATCTGgcctaaactcaaacagtccatgcacaccTACAAGAGCCCCCACGACAActttgctgtcggattgctcaagtctggtgttctATGTGCTGTGCTGGTCTGACAAATACTGCAATGATTTCCAGAgcgttgctatatggttgctaaggtgttttgagtggttgctaagtGGTTACTTGCTGGACCAATTGAAAAGAGCACACCCCCAAGTCTTTGTGGTATTCTGGTCCCTAGAGATGGCTTGGGTCCCTGCtttaatggaagtctatgggatggtttttttgttgttttctttttaatgttttttggcCGATTCTTATGTACAATTGCTGAGTTATAGCACAACTCTCCTTAACAAGCTGGATGATTTAAGGTTTTATTCATGCctatagcacaaacagtgcagtgTGTTAAGTTTTCTGTTGATATTCCTAACCCTATGTTTgagaaaaattaaaaatggtcattaaatataacaaaattggTTGCCAAGTTGATAATTACCACATTCTTATAGAAGAAATAGATGACCATGTTGGCCAATCTTGAATAGCACCATTGTCCATGAACCAACAGCAGTCTTTGCAGGTGTTTAAAGCGTGTGATGGCAAAGTCACTGGCCATGACAgcctaaacaaaataaatacagtgaTTAACACACCTGATCCATTCAATAACATCATCCCCCTTTACAAATAAGGGCCTGATAAATGGGTAAAATGTCTCTTCGTGTAAATTTCAAAAGACTGGATAAAGAGAATATCCAAAAGTACAAACCTGCATCCCCTCTTGTCCAGATACTCCAATCCCAACATCTGCAGCTTGAATCATGTTCACATCGTTGGCACCATCACCTAAATGGACAGAAAccataataaaaagaaacaaaaaagaaccatccctttttcaggacactatattttaaagataaaatccaaataactttacagatctttattgtaaagggtttaaacaatgtttacatgcttgttcaatgaaccataaacaattaatgaacatgcacctgtggaacggtcattaagacactaacagcttacagatggtatgCAATTAAGGTCATAGTTATAAAAacgtaggacactaaagagacttttctactgactctgaaaaacaccaaaagaaagatgcccagggtccctgttaatctgcataaacgtgccttatgcatgctgcatggaggcacgaggactgcagatgtggctagTGCAATAAACTGCAATATTAGTACTGTGatacgcctaagacagcactatagagagacaggaaggacaactgttatcatccttgcagtggcagaccatgtgtaacaacacctgcacaggatcggtacatccaaatatcacacctgtgggacaggtacaggatggcaacaacaccACCAGGAGTtccaccaggaatgcacaatccctcacAGAAATAACACCTGAAATCAGTTTAaaccaggctgagagaccagcttaCACCAGCTCTTAGCCTGATTTCCactgttttttcagcagggatgctCCTGGTAGCAGTTCAAAAACCAACACAACAGTTTGGAAAATAATTTTACTGAAACTTAAACATTGTCATAAACCCATCCACCTCAAATCAGAGCTTTCATTACCTATGGCGAGGGTCATGACCCTAAGTTTCTTCTGTATCAGTTTAACCACACTGCTCTTTTGCAGAGGGGTGACTCGACAGCAAAGCACTGCACGACAGTGTTTGCAGAGTTCCACAAACTGGTCCACCAGGTCGTCTGACATTGCCATGCTCAAGGTCAGCCCATCTATCACCAGCCCAATGCTGGGCTCCATCAACGGCCCGGTAAATGCTGAGTTATAACCCCTGAACTGGTGGTCCACTCCGGCTGACAGGGTGCTTCGTCGCACCTCTACAAGTGTGTCCTCCAATCTCATTTTAAAAACAGACTGCAATATAAAAGAGATCTTGTTAGTCTTTAAACCAACAAAAAGCAACAAATTAACCTGCCAATCAAATTTTTGTTTTCAATTAGTCATGTTTAAGAAAGTTACATGATGTCTGCTAGAAAGATAAACATCTAGTTTCTTTATATTCACTCAATCTCCAAAAATCatgtaaatcagcataaaaatgatCTCCATTggttacatatatttatacatgtctgcagaagcgatatgatatgtgtgggtgagaaacagattaatatttaggTCCCTTTTTGAAATCAAAAatcacaactttttttttttggcaattcacattcttcctgcatattgccatctactggtcagggctggtcaaagatggagatttataaaaaattacttaaatattaatctgttttttacacaaacctatcatattcagaagatatggagtcttatggatttgaagattcaaagttttggtcaccattgacttgcattatatggacctacagagctgagatactctttaaaaaatatttttgtgtgtgttctgctgagaaaagaaagtcatacacatctgggatggcatgagggtgagtaaatgatgagataatttttggatgcactatccctttaagatgacaGTAAATGTCTTAACATGAATGGTTTGTGAATATATCTGTGTTGTCTAAATTCAGTTTCAGTTGTTCACTATGTTCTGTAAATGGTTATGATGCAGGTTTTCTTATCAAATGAATTTAGGTTACACACATAAAAGATAAGAAAGGTAAAGACAAACATGTATCTTATGAAAAAATACTGCAAGAACAAAAGTGTTAGATTTTAGATGCATAATTTAAGAAGTGCTATTTCATAAAATCTGCATAAAACATTATGCGGAAGACTTCTGGAAGGGATTTAATATTGGAACTAGAACTGTTTCCTGCCCTCCTCCAAACTGTGAAAATGGGATTACAGTGTGGCAAAATAAGCCATTTAGAATGGTGAATGTAGGCTACTTTTTTTAGCTATACTGGTGGAGACATGAAATAAAAAGCAGCATTTCTGACAAATTGTAGCAAGCGTATTTATATGTTTGAACACAGGACATAGAACTTTAGTCTTGAGGGGATGATAATGTCTAACACTGGAGTCTCTGTTATCCCAGATAAACCAATTAACCCTTTTCCTAGTGTAGGGGTTCCATATATCATAATAAACCCAAAACAACATACTTTAAGCCACATGGGAAAATAGTGGAGTATGCGCAGCATGTTCTTATTGAGACATCTGGCCAGGTTAGAGCTGCAAAGGGTAATTTTTGTGCAAAATGATCtacattgttacatttttatgaagaaaatgtgagtggtgcttgtctaTTCAAGATTCACATGTCATTGGTTGAGCTCAAACAGAGCTAAGTTTTGAAAGCGCCACAATGTCACAGTGATTATAACCTTTGGGAAATCAACCAATGAATGGCTTTTACTGTACAGCAGTTGccttgcatattaaactgggatagcaaacagtattttaacatcaaagaaATTCTGCACACATCAGCTTTATGATCAAATTATTGGAAGTATGGGAGAATTGGGAGTATGCAATGATAAAAGCATTGGTTGAGGAGAGCTGACACTGACAGGCATGTCatcagatggagagaaagaggtTTCGGCACCTTCTTCATTGTGGTGAAGGTGAACACCAGATCTTCATGGTCCAGCAGCTTGCAAGAGTAAGCGATGTTGATAGCTGTCTCAGGTTTGTCTCCGGTCAGCACCCACACCTGCATACCCGCCTGTCTCAGAGCCTGGATGGTTTCTGGAACACTCTCCTGAAGGCGGTCCTCAATGCCAGTTGCCCCTGTGGCCACACATAATTTaagcttaaagtgatagttcacccaaaaataaaaattctctcatcatttactcaacctcataccatcccagatatttatgacttactttcttctgctgaacaaaaacgaagatttttagaagaatatctcagctctgtaggcccatacaatgcaagtgaatggtgaccagaactttgaagatccaaaagcacataaaggcagcataaaagtgattaatatgactccagtagttaaatctatttcttcagaaactatatggtaggtgtgggtgagaaacagatcaatatttaagtcattttttacaataaattcacctcccccagtaggtggtgatatgcacaaataaatagaatcgccaaaaacaaatgaagaagaatgtgaaagcaaATGtagagattaatagtaaaaaaggacttaaatattgatatgtttctcaaccacacctatcatattgcttctgaagacatggatctaACCACtcgagtcgcatggattacttttatgctgccttaatatgcttttttttttaccaaaattctggtcaccattcacttacactgtatcaacctacagagctgagatatttaaaaaaaatctttgtttgtgttcagcagaagaaagaaagttatacacctctggattggcatgagggtgagtaaatgatgagagaattttcattattaggtgaactattctttaaggTTAGGAATTTAGGCAGAAGCTGGGGTTAAAACTAGGTGGTTCCGGTTAGATTGATAGGAATGTTATGTtagaaataaatatgtaaattactTTGCAGAATTATAGGAGAATTTTAACAAGTTTCAGTAAGACTATgaattttaaaggtgctgtaagcgatttttttcatggaaaggtatgcaaaaaataattatactccctgaaagatatcgcTGAAAGAACTGCCCTGAGATATCACACTGATCACTGTGACAGTTATAATCACTgtaaaaactcaaataaaaagtGTCCGCGGACATATTCATTCAGTAGCCAGTCAAACAGCGTCTGAGGCACTTTCTGCTTGTCAATCATTTTGGTATGGAGATAgaattgttgcatattaacatacaaatggaaagagattcacaaatatAAAGTTTGAATGAGAATGAgaaccaaaaatatatttaaggagtttcacaaaaatgaaatgaattcacaaataaaaagaacgagatttacaaatatatatatatatatatatatatatatatatatgtttttttacaaatatttttgttaactCACAAATACAACTCTGTCAAGACAAGTATACTTTTCTCTCAGTTATAAatgtgtagtgtcttgttaaatgtaaATAGCTGAAAATTGTCCATTTGAAGAGTCtcctgatcattagctttatagctaacctggctgactctatgagtctgctattttaattctaaccaagtttcttgactgaaatgtgtcATAAAAACATTTACCCTTTACCCTTAATGTTACAAGACCAAGTGCACCTTAAAGGGAACACAGATTTTACCCAGCAGAGTAAAGTTGTTCTCTATGTAGTTTGCAGTGTCCATAAGAAGCTCTTCTGTCTCATCAATGGCTAACACCGCTTCCTGTCTAATAGCTGACCAGGCCTTGTACTCCTGTTCACTGATAACCTTTAGGGAGTAAGACAGATCTTGTCATAAGCAAGACTGTTAGACAGCTGTGAAATGGAATTTGTAAGACAAAGTAAccaaaaattaacaaattaaaatcaGAGGATTTTACCTTTTTGGCAAAACACAGCGTTCGTAATCCATCCCTGGCATACATGTCAAGATCTTTTTGGGTTTTTACAGCAATCTGCTTCTCCACACTATCCACTTGTGTCATATCTGTAGGAAACAAAAGGTTTTGCTCAATTAAAtccccagggaacacacaaactggtAAGTTGCTTTGCATAAAAATGACTGCCAAATGCACAACTGCAATGTCAAATCTTTCGTACTCACCTGAAAAAACATTCCCCAGTCTTTCAAATATAGCTGAATCAGCCCCTTTAGTGTACATGATGATTTCATTGGTGTAAGGGTGGCGCACTATTATGGACATCCTCCTTCGTGTTGAATCAAAGGTCAGGACATCCAACACATCAAACTGCATCAACGTTTCATTTGGGAGCTTCACGGTCACATAATGCGGAGTGCGTTCCACCATGGTAAACCCATAAGCTTTAGCTGCATATATCAGAGCAGCCTCATCTGGGCTGTGGGCTTCATAACACATCTCTTCTGACCCAGAAACATTGCGTTTATATTTGCATTGACTTGAAATGTCCTTCTTCCCTGTGATTGAGTTGAACTCATAGTCATCTGTAGAATCAGAGACACTAGAGCTCCGCAGGATGTCAGGGTCATCTTCATCAAAAGTAAAGGGATCGTTGAGGGTCTCCCCCTCACTTTTGCAGAACTTCAGGGAGGTTAAAATCTTCCGCAGTGGACTGTTTTTAAACCAGTCGCCCATGTTACAAAACGATCCTTTGGATGAGGAGTTACGTCTTCCTTTGACCTGGAAATACGTGGACATTTATTTGCTTGattatgtttggaatggaatactaaaATACTGTTTATTGCAAATGGCACAATGTATATTGCCTAATATTTTGTCAAAAGTACGTGAAACAGTGTATGtattatgctacattgttgtcacatgatatCTCCACATTACACATTAATTTTGGAAATACAGTTATTTGGTTTTTTATTCAAAATTTGTATAAAAATGGCTAAAACTACTTCTAGTTCATTCTTCACACTGTAAATGAAAGGCTAAGTTGGGCATATTTCACAGTACCCAGCGCAATGTATTCTGCTGTTCAAATACATGTATGTCAAATATAGTAGATCATATATACATGTGCATACTGTGCACTATACACATGCAATACCATATTGCTTTCCAAACGAGCAGTATGGAACTGTAGTATGCTTTCTGAACATATCCAGATTCTTAATAATGCATGTGCAAAAGGAAATACATGAgccttgttttattgttttttattggtTAATTGAGTAATAACACAAATGGTCCACCTATTGAAAATATCATGTTGTTCagaaggttttatttatttttaatcaatgtgAATAAACCATTTCTGCCAGTTGCATTATTACACATGTGATAAAATATTCTCCAGGCTTGTTATGTGTTCTGTTAGTGACCTTTGTTAATTATGAACTAATACACAATTATTGAAAGTAGGTCAATGTTATGGCATATAGGTCTGAAATTCGAATAAACCTTTTCTTCCTTTACTGTGAATCTGAATACATTGTGACTGCTTCTCAAGTTCTGATGGACCCAGGGTGATACAATCATGCTCCATTGGTAATCAACTTAATTAAGGTTGACCCAATGTCTCAGTGCTACAGGTCTGAGGCCAAATATAATTTGTACCCTGGACAAAGTGCTTCACTCGGGTTATCAAGTGCAATATGGGAATTTTTTGCTGACTAGCAGAGGAAGAACTCAGCTACACTAAACTTCCCTCTCAGAATCAACTCATTACTGACATGTGAGGGAGACCGCTCGCCTGACTGATGAAAAATCTAATTGCCTAGACCAAGTGAGCCATTGCCATTTGCTCAAGAATTCAAATGTAGTAATTATAAAACATACTGGGCTGCTAACCACTAGCCAAAGAAGAATAATTCATTCTGGGGTAGTAATAAAATGTCTTGGGGCCATAGGTACTCCATGTGCAAGAAGAAATAATTTTAATGGTGggctgttattgttattattttgacaTAAGGGCAGTTTTTGTGCTGCAAaagcaggtccccaaccctcttggcTCTTGCAAGATCAATGCCGTTGTACTCAGTGTTTTAGCATTAACACAAActaaaataaagaataagtgctttccatttgccatttttttaacattttacttttactatttagatTATAGCAGTTAACATATGAAATTTGGCtgtataaaaatattgtaaaatatgaaaacaaaaaaataaatttcactgaatctaaaaacactgaaaaaataaattaaaactaacAGTTTTAATGGCATCCTAAGCACTCGTGGTCCTCTTCCAAGTCCGGACTTTGCAGACCAATGGGGCGCTAGTCAGCAAGTCCATGTGAGTGCATGAGTAGTAAAAGCGTGCATTTGGGACAGACTTCAAGACTTCAATCAGATTACGCACTTTTACACATTGTTTTTCCATTTACATTCtgttttacaaattattatttgtaaaGTTATGACATTGACAGATAAGGAACAAACCCTATGCTATGTCCACATCGTTTTCTAAATGCTCTCCGGCATTTACAATGTTTTCCAAAAGTTAatcgtccacactgaaatgtctgAAAATGCTTAAACCCCCTACTGTGCATGTGGAAAACAACAACAAGCGTGGTCCTACATCATTTCTATGAacggtctgaaatgcaattcTTTTCGTGTTCTGATGCCGGACAGCAATTCTAAGGAAACTTCCCGTCACAATGTGACGGGACAAAagtttgtacaaagtaacatttatctttaacaatttTTCTCAAAGTAAATAGCAGGAACAACAAcgccgctacaacatgggccgccatcttgattgtttggTGTTGAATGGCTCACAAGGCAACAAATACATCAAAGGGAGATAAATATCTCCCTTTTCTCATTCCACACAACAACatcaatacaacattttaaatgtattcacttgggagagcattttcagAAAGCTGCATTTTTGCTGGAAAAATCGGGACGGAAGGCCAACATGTAGTGAAAATAAtgctttttcaaacaaaaatttatTAGTGGAATATTAAGCAACCTTAAAAGCTATATATATGTGCACAAAATATTATCTCTTGTCTTGATATTTTACTGTAGACATTCACAATAATTCAAAAATCCTCTTTAAAACAATGATAACAAATGTAATGAATGTAAAACTTCCTTAAGAAATACTATTCAatagaaatgtatataaataaaacaaagaattatttaaattattgaaaaaaatatgaataaaacaaagttttgaaccaattaaatatatattcacttagcactttattaggaacactatggtcctaataaagtgcccgacatgatcTTCTACTCTAGTAGTCCATCTGTCTCAATGTTCAACACGTTgtccattctgagatgctattctgttcacttcaattgtacagagtggttatctgagttactgtagcctttctgtctgctcgaACCAACCTAgccaatctctgttgacctctctcatcaacaaggtgttttcgtCTGCAGAACtgtcaatggatgttttt includes the following:
- the atp10b gene encoding phospholipid-transporting ATPase VB, yielding MTWTNPLTLLRHGWERHKDRDRPIRTVVSNLPFEDLKKRDQPNRRYEGNVIKTNKYRLWTFIPINLFEQFHRMANVYFVGLAILNFVPVVNAFQPEVALIPICVILALTAIKDGWEDFRRYQTDQQLNNMPCFIFSRKQMCFVKRRWKDVRVGDFVQVLSNEIIPADILLLHTSDPNGVCHIETANLDGETNLKQRKVVPGFSTLGEPFQPQIFDSTVVCENPNNNLNLFKGYVERPNMTRTGFGIDSLLLRGCTVRNTDDAAGIVVYAGHGTKSMLNNNGPRYKRSKIERKMNTDVLFCVVLLFFMCLIGALGHAIWLETFTTIPPYIVPYSNGNYTPSALAGFYMFFTMIILLQVMIPVSLYVSIELVKMGQVFFITQDIELYDEELDSRVKCRALNITEDLGQIQYVFSDKTGTLTENKMVFRRCTIMGTEYCHDENAARLAVLSGANEEKDEVTIYQQTNLPPLFPVDELQDSYTGDKNHANTHATAVTGRISNVTAGAQGDMAFSSALETVVVPDRKLIMEVDRQMESIQRGAYLDFFLALAICNTVVVSTVTAQRQRVKGRRNSSSKGSFCNMGDWFKNSPLRKILTSLKFCKSEGETLNDPFTFDEDDPDILRSSSVSDSTDDYEFNSITGKKDISSQCKYKRNVSGSEEMCYEAHSPDEAALIYAAKAYGFTMVERTPHYVTVKLPNETLMQFDVLDVLTFDSTRRRMSIIVRHPYTNEIIMYTKGADSAIFERLGNVFSDMTQVDSVEKQIAVKTQKDLDMYARDGLRTLCFAKKVISEQEYKAWSAIRQEAVLAIDETEELLMDTANYIENNFTLLGATGIEDRLQESVPETIQALRQAGMQVWVLTGDKPETAINIAYSCKLLDHEDLVFTFTTMKKSVFKMRLEDTLVEVRRSTLSAGVDHQFRGYNSAFTGPLMEPSIGLVIDGLTLSMAMSDDLVDQFVELCKHCRAVLCCRVTPLQKSSVVKLIQKKLRVMTLAIGDGANDVNMIQAADVGIGVSGQEGMQAVMASDFAITRFKHLQRLLLVHGQWCYSRLANMVIYFFYKNVAYVNLLFWYQFFCGFSATAMIDYWLMILFNLIFTSVPPIMFGIMDKEVSDSTLLSLPELYKRGQLTQGYKRSTFWIAILDAFYQSLVCFFIPYLTYNGSDIGIYSFGTPMNTVSLFTIILHLAIEIKSWTVVHWVIMIGSVVVYFIVTLAYSAICISCNPPSDPYWIMHKQMADPMFYLVCILTTVVALLPRYTVHVLQGTLAPSPHRRALQLERLPPSYREQKIREWRGLRDTCCSPSLRSQKHFQSPCPSA